In one window of Macadamia integrifolia cultivar HAES 741 chromosome 2, SCU_Mint_v3, whole genome shotgun sequence DNA:
- the LOC122067153 gene encoding uncharacterized protein LOC122067153, which translates to MSTSKQAVNETAKWSQANVDTLIFLMVEEVKKGNRTTSTFNKAGWNNIANNFKEKTGVNYAIIQLKNKVSKLRQDYSQFKKLLETTGFGWDTASRTCTVDDESIWESHIKDNPTWARYKKHGLPQWLELCMVFGDTYADDEGSGTQTTVLETMGADDARNMIESCDESSSADEVTPLGDTQTEAVEKRLATKHRHDRTPNTKRRRSKSNDWSMACKAIQDMSKSRVERDASMSTASTQNAEQMYGITRAMEVLESGYELDEALYEKALRKLMADPQWREALIFLPSSSEVNTPSYPSVVCFLKSSFN; encoded by the exons atgtCAACTTCAAAACAAGCAGTTAATGAGACTGCAAAATGGAGCCAAGCAAATGTAGACACCCTTATTTTTCTGATGGTAGAGGAagttaagaaaggaaataggacTACTTCGACTTTTAATAAAGCTGGTTGGAACAACATTGCCaataacttcaaagaaaaaactGGGGTCAACTATGCCATTATACAGTTGAAGAACAAAGTGAGCAAACTGAGGCAGGATTATAGTCAGTTTAAGAAGCTATTGGAGACAACTGGTTTTGGTTGGGATACTGCTTCAAGAACTTgtactgttgatgatgaatccatCTGGGAATCGCATATTAAG gataaccctacttgggcacgaTATAAGAAGCACGGACTACCACAATGGCTAGAACTATGTATGGTATTTGGTGATACATATGCAGACGACGAAGGAAGTGGGACTCAAACAACCGTGTTGGAAACTATGGGGGCTGATGATGCTAGGAATATGATTGAGTCTTGTGATGAGTCAAGTTCCGCTGATGAAGTTACTCCATTAGGTGACACTCAAACTGAAGCAGTGGAAAAAAGGCTAGCTACTAAGCATAGGCATGATAGGACTCCAAATACaaaaaggaggaggagcaagtctaatgattggtcaatggcatgcaaggcaattcaagatatGAGTAAATCAAGGGTAGAACGAGATGCGAGCATGTCCACTGCTTCAACCCAAAATGCGGAACAGATGTACGGGATTACTAGGGCCATGGAGGTGCTTGAGTCAGGATATGAGTTAGATGAAGCACTATACGAGAAAGCACTTCGGAAGTTAATGGCTGACCCGCAATGGAGAGAAGCATTAATTTTCCTGCCCTCCTCATCGGAAGTCAATACTCCTTCCTACCCTTCAGTAGTTTGCTTCTTGAAAAGTTCTTTTAATTAG